From a single Haladaptatus caseinilyticus genomic region:
- a CDS encoding enoyl-CoA hydratase-related protein — protein sequence MAYEAATVDIDGHISTITLNRPEAMNTFSTGLAHDLDGALRELDENDDVRVVIIEGAGKAFSAGIDLTEHGDFDTQREYKRWVGQMEKPFQTLVHMRTPVIAAAHGHAAANGIGLVAACDLAVLAEGTKLGATAPKVGLFCMGPAVPLMRSLTQKQCLELLLTGELIDAETALDWGLVNRVVPKDDLREETIALAESIAEKSPVAVQMGKQAYYMMNDLDYDTALEYSNEQFASLCTTGDANEGIDAFLDKREPEWPGK from the coding sequence ATGGCTTACGAGGCCGCCACGGTAGACATCGACGGACATATTTCGACGATCACGCTTAACCGCCCGGAGGCGATGAACACGTTCAGCACGGGATTAGCCCACGATCTCGATGGCGCTCTTCGAGAACTCGACGAAAATGATGATGTTCGGGTCGTAATCATTGAGGGTGCTGGGAAGGCGTTTTCAGCGGGAATCGATCTTACTGAGCACGGGGATTTTGACACCCAACGAGAGTATAAAAGATGGGTCGGACAGATGGAAAAGCCATTTCAGACGCTCGTGCACATGAGGACGCCTGTCATCGCGGCAGCCCATGGTCACGCCGCCGCTAACGGAATCGGACTCGTTGCCGCGTGCGATCTTGCGGTGCTTGCAGAAGGAACCAAACTCGGCGCTACTGCCCCCAAAGTGGGCTTATTCTGTATGGGGCCTGCTGTGCCGTTGATGCGCTCACTTACGCAGAAACAGTGTCTCGAACTCCTGCTGACAGGCGAGCTCATTGATGCCGAAACCGCACTTGACTGGGGACTCGTTAATCGCGTCGTCCCAAAGGACGACCTCCGGGAGGAGACAATTGCGCTCGCGGAGTCAATCGCAGAGAAGAGTCCGGTCGCCGTTCAAATGGGCAAGCAGGCCTATTACATGATGAACGATCTCGACTACGACACCGCCCTCGAGTACTCGAACGAGCAGTTCGCCTCGCTGTGTACCACAGGCGACGCGAACGAGGGCATTGATGCGTTCCTCGATAAGCGTGAGCCCGAGTGGCCTGGTAAGTGA
- a CDS encoding dihydrofolate reductase family protein: MNEFTTPVYKHFVQGDVTPVHAEMVTVADGKNIWLVRGGDLVGQFYDHGLLDEIILNVAPVTLASGAPLLSREITISSLNWLACRNLAMFLRF, encoded by the coding sequence ATGAACGAATTTACCACCCCCGTGTACAAACACTTCGTGCAGGGTGATGTTACGCCCGTCCATGCAGAGATGGTAACGGTGGCGGACGGCAAGAACATCTGGCTTGTCCGTGGGGGTGATCTTGTCGGGCAATTCTATGATCACGGTCTACTTGACGAGATCATTCTCAACGTTGCTCCCGTCACGCTCGCTTCAGGTGCGCCACTATTATCGCGTGAGATTACCATCTCGTCCCTAAACTGGCTAGCATGCAGAAACTTGGCGATGTTTTTGCGGTTCTAA